One window of the Leptospira koniambonensis genome contains the following:
- a CDS encoding patatin-like phospholipase family protein: MPIIDEYELPSKKSDSGSKFGEVLQGIWLEDEICFAIAGGGCKAFYGLGFGHELKTWGLKLRQVSGVSAGAAMVLSLICGTEEESVSFFERIVRKNPRNFYFTRLFNGEKAFPHEDMYRRTIRFGMDFEKIIRSGAKVFIHTIKAFPKSDSNKNTFRLARLIAETGKAFLEDERDRNKGLYTERTFRVLRNWNMKEILFTEADFRDPSVIEQIIMNSSSIPPIVSFQNLGKEYYLDGGLTNNLLLEAFPPNAKIIGIHYEPTTIVGKDPHLLDRCFLVTPSKTLPITSFDYTNAKGVREAYEMGKSDALKKKDQILEYLKKDWVKKAEKLRKN; the protein is encoded by the coding sequence ATGCCTATCATAGATGAATACGAACTTCCTTCTAAAAAGTCAGATTCAGGTTCCAAATTCGGCGAGGTCCTGCAAGGGATTTGGTTAGAAGATGAGATCTGTTTTGCGATCGCAGGTGGTGGTTGTAAGGCATTCTACGGTTTGGGTTTTGGCCATGAATTAAAAACCTGGGGATTAAAACTAAGACAAGTGTCCGGAGTTTCTGCGGGTGCAGCAATGGTTCTTTCTTTAATCTGTGGGACTGAGGAAGAATCAGTTTCTTTTTTTGAAAGAATCGTCCGCAAGAACCCACGTAATTTTTATTTTACTCGTTTATTCAATGGGGAGAAGGCATTTCCTCACGAGGATATGTATCGCAGAACAATCCGATTTGGAATGGACTTCGAAAAGATCATTCGCTCTGGTGCAAAAGTTTTTATACATACGATCAAAGCATTTCCTAAATCCGATTCCAACAAGAACACATTCAGACTCGCAAGGTTGATTGCAGAAACTGGAAAAGCGTTTTTAGAAGACGAAAGAGATCGTAATAAAGGACTTTATACGGAAAGAACATTTCGTGTTTTAAGAAATTGGAATATGAAAGAAATCCTTTTTACAGAAGCGGACTTTAGAGATCCGAGTGTGATTGAACAGATCATTATGAATTCTTCTTCTATTCCTCCTATTGTTTCTTTTCAAAATCTTGGAAAAGAATATTATCTGGATGGAGGACTCACTAATAATTTACTTTTAGAAGCATTTCCCCCAAATGCAAAAATTATAGGAATACATTACGAACCAACTACGATTGTTGGAAAAGATCCTCATTTATTGGATCGTTGTTTTTTAGTAACTCCCTCTAAAACTTTGCCGATTACTTCTTTCGATTACACAAATGCAAAAGGTGTGAGAGAAGCTTACGAGATGGGAAAATCGGACGCATTAAAGAAGAAGGATCAGATCCTAGAATATCTCAAAAAAGATTGGGTGAAAAAAGCAGAAAAGCTTCGTAAGAATTAA
- a CDS encoding ABC transporter ATP-binding protein — translation MDKIQNPIISVSNVTKKFKDVTAVSDLSLEIKKGEFVGLLGPNGAGKTTLIEMLEGIQFPDSGKIQILGTSWKESETFLRSNIGLALQETRFMDRATVWETLKLFGSFYKAPESRLHEILELTKLTEKNKSFVNSLSGGQRQRLALGVSIMNKPEILFLDEPTTGLDPGARRDIWKILEDLRAYGTTMILTTHYMEEAEVLCERIIVMDKGRILDQGTLSDLLGKLGGGEIVRFSLENGTDPSSHLPEKGKFKFSWNSDTKEGRINVERITDYLPSMLDSFSKAGIVLKELECHKKTLDDLFLSMTGRGLEE, via the coding sequence GTGGATAAAATTCAAAACCCGATCATATCGGTATCTAATGTAACTAAAAAATTCAAAGATGTAACTGCTGTTAGCGATCTTTCTCTGGAAATTAAAAAGGGAGAATTTGTAGGTTTGCTTGGGCCGAATGGAGCTGGTAAAACAACTCTTATCGAAATGTTAGAAGGTATCCAATTTCCAGATTCAGGAAAGATTCAAATTTTAGGCACAAGCTGGAAAGAGAGCGAAACATTTTTAAGAAGTAATATCGGTCTCGCTTTGCAAGAAACCAGATTTATGGATAGGGCTACAGTTTGGGAAACTCTCAAATTATTCGGAAGTTTTTATAAAGCACCTGAATCGCGACTGCATGAAATTTTAGAACTCACTAAACTTACTGAAAAAAATAAATCTTTCGTGAATAGTTTATCCGGAGGCCAAAGACAAAGATTGGCATTGGGTGTTTCTATCATGAACAAACCCGAAATCTTATTTTTAGATGAGCCAACTACAGGCTTAGATCCAGGAGCCAGGAGAGATATCTGGAAAATCCTCGAAGATCTAAGAGCTTATGGAACTACTATGATCCTCACCACTCATTATATGGAAGAAGCAGAAGTTCTCTGCGAAAGAATTATAGTGATGGATAAGGGCCGGATTTTAGACCAAGGAACCTTATCTGATCTTTTAGGAAAACTAGGCGGTGGCGAAATTGTTCGTTTCTCTTTGGAGAATGGAACAGATCCAAGCAGCCATCTTCCTGAAAAAGGAAAATTCAAATTCAGTTGGAATTCCGACACGAAAGAAGGCCGCATCAATGTGGAAAGAATTACAGATTATCTTCCTTCTATGTTGGATTCTTTTTCTAAGGCGGGGATCGTTTTAAAAGAACTGGAATGTCATAAAAAAACTTTGGACGACTTATTCCTTTCCATGACCGGAAGAGGGTTGGAAGAATGA
- a CDS encoding SixA phosphatase family protein has product MKEIHLIRHSKSDWSDTHLKDKERPLSKRGRKNARFLGKYVEKVSFVADVALVSPSIRTSETWKILQDFQNITKDTKIISEIYEAEYSDLLRILRGLSSKINNVVLIGHNPGMEDLANYLLLGNNTDSLFEKFPTSSFISLVTDQKDWADLGRQSCRLKRFWIP; this is encoded by the coding sequence TTGAAAGAGATTCATCTTATAAGACATTCTAAATCCGATTGGAGTGACACTCATTTAAAGGATAAGGAACGTCCTTTATCTAAGAGAGGTCGTAAAAACGCGCGATTTTTAGGAAAATATGTGGAGAAGGTTTCCTTTGTTGCGGATGTCGCCCTTGTTTCGCCATCGATAAGAACTTCAGAAACTTGGAAGATATTACAAGATTTTCAGAATATTACAAAGGACACTAAGATTATAAGTGAGATATATGAGGCGGAGTATTCTGACTTACTTAGGATCTTAAGAGGACTATCTTCTAAAATTAATAATGTAGTTTTAATCGGGCATAATCCAGGAATGGAAGATCTGGCTAATTATTTATTATTAGGAAATAATACGGACTCTCTTTTCGAAAAATTTCCCACTTCTTCTTTTATTAGTTTAGTAACAGATCAGAAAGATTGGGCGGATCTGGGAAGGCAAAGTTGTAGGCTCAAAAGATTTTGGATCCCATGA
- a CDS encoding WbuC family cupin fold metalloprotein, which translates to MSRPDKLLIDQELFDKLLPLASSSARGRTNHNFHELLEPYQRFLNVLTKDTYVQAHRHKNPPKPETFLVIKGKLGFVLFEEDGTVRDKHILSSDGPIYGIDILPGVYHTLVCLTETCICFEGKSGPYDPTTDKEFASWAPPENSEGKTQYLDFLRSLF; encoded by the coding sequence TTGTCACGGCCGGATAAATTACTAATCGATCAGGAGTTATTTGATAAACTCCTTCCACTTGCTTCCTCTTCTGCTAGAGGAAGAACAAATCACAATTTCCACGAATTACTAGAACCATATCAGAGATTTCTGAACGTGCTTACCAAGGACACTTACGTCCAAGCTCATCGTCATAAAAATCCTCCTAAGCCTGAAACCTTTTTAGTGATAAAAGGAAAACTAGGCTTCGTACTATTCGAAGAAGATGGTACAGTTCGAGATAAACATATCCTGAGTTCGGATGGGCCAATCTATGGGATAGATATTCTTCCGGGAGTGTACCATACATTGGTCTGCCTTACGGAAACCTGTATCTGCTTCGAAGGAAAATCAGGACCGTACGATCCGACCACCGACAAAGAGTTCGCTTCTTGGGCTCCACCGGAGAACAGTGAAGGCAAAACTCAATATCTGGATTTTCTCAGATCTCTTTTCTAA
- a CDS encoding DUF4870 domain-containing protein, whose product MSDQRFNTREFLEETKRLLEGDEYPNLFAAISYIPFLGWVIPWFFRKKQEICKFHALQAIKLNLGFVFLYLVVWFLREFPILSTILKWIHANPVVTDFISYVAWLALLGYGILGALQAYQGKLFVLPLFPEIENEVRKILSKIRGTQG is encoded by the coding sequence ATGTCTGACCAGAGATTCAACACCCGGGAATTCCTGGAAGAGACAAAGCGATTATTAGAAGGAGATGAATATCCCAATTTATTCGCTGCTATTTCTTATATTCCGTTTTTAGGATGGGTTATTCCTTGGTTTTTTAGAAAAAAACAGGAAATTTGCAAGTTCCATGCGCTCCAAGCAATTAAGTTAAATCTAGGATTTGTATTTTTATACTTGGTGGTTTGGTTCTTAAGAGAGTTCCCTATTTTAAGCACCATTTTAAAATGGATACATGCGAATCCAGTCGTGACCGACTTTATCAGCTATGTCGCATGGTTGGCATTACTCGGTTACGGAATTTTAGGAGCCTTGCAAGCTTACCAAGGCAAATTGTTCGTATTACCATTATTCCCGGAAATAGAGAATGAAGTTCGAAAAATACTCAGCAAAATTAGAGGAACTCAAGGCTAA
- a CDS encoding ABC transporter permease, translated as MKQIYHLVTIQLKEFYREPGILFWAFIFPIAIAGVLGLAFTTKDVPQTRVAIISSSHNASGLSAKIEKAFSNSVGGNSNGLGVIIPQVITDEDAIKALKRGEINLLVKEDEKGNLEFSFDPSNANAQRDYLLLSNALLTMQGKEEASSSIRRLDSKGTRYIDYLVPGMLAMGVMNSCLWGVGWNLIEMRMKKLLRRMSATPMNKLAFVMSFFFTRIFVTTVESIIFLTFTFTVFENAFFGSIPAAFLIFLTGNFVFACIGIFVGSRAQSAQVGNGLVNAFTFPMMVLSGIFFSYKNFPDLVLPFIKHLPLTLVADSLRAVFIEGAGLAEIVYPCVFMVGIGFFFLGVGLRIFRWS; from the coding sequence ATGAAACAAATCTATCATTTAGTCACGATTCAATTAAAAGAATTTTATAGAGAACCTGGAATTCTTTTCTGGGCATTCATATTTCCTATCGCGATTGCAGGTGTATTAGGACTTGCATTCACTACGAAGGATGTACCTCAAACCAGAGTTGCAATTATCTCTTCTTCGCATAATGCAAGCGGACTTTCCGCAAAGATCGAAAAAGCGTTTTCGAATTCTGTTGGTGGGAACTCCAACGGGTTAGGAGTGATCATTCCTCAAGTTATTACTGACGAAGACGCGATCAAGGCACTCAAAAGAGGAGAGATCAATCTTTTAGTCAAAGAAGATGAAAAAGGAAATTTAGAATTTTCTTTTGATCCTAGCAATGCAAATGCTCAGAGAGATTACCTTCTTCTTTCCAATGCTCTTTTAACGATGCAAGGAAAAGAAGAGGCTAGTTCAAGTATCCGAAGATTAGATTCAAAAGGTACTAGATATATAGATTATCTGGTTCCTGGAATGCTCGCTATGGGAGTGATGAATTCCTGTCTTTGGGGAGTTGGCTGGAATCTAATCGAGATGAGGATGAAAAAACTTTTAAGAAGAATGTCTGCAACTCCAATGAATAAATTGGCATTCGTAATGTCTTTCTTCTTCACTCGAATTTTTGTCACGACTGTAGAATCTATCATCTTCCTAACGTTTACATTTACTGTTTTTGAAAATGCGTTTTTCGGTTCTATTCCTGCTGCATTTCTGATTTTTCTAACTGGAAATTTCGTATTCGCATGCATTGGGATTTTTGTAGGTTCCAGAGCACAAAGCGCTCAGGTTGGGAATGGTCTCGTGAACGCGTTCACATTTCCGATGATGGTTTTATCCGGGATCTTCTTCAGTTATAAAAATTTTCCGGATTTAGTGCTTCCTTTTATAAAACATCTACCTTTGACTTTGGTAGCTGATTCTTTGAGAGCAGTATTTATAGAAGGAGCCGGACTCGCAGAAATAGTTTACCCTTGCGTGTTTATGGTTGGGATTGGATTTTTCTTCTTGGGTGTTGGGCTTCGTATATTTCGCTGGTCTTAA
- a CDS encoding class I SAM-dependent RNA methyltransferase: protein MSTEKNRREISGLVVEKWANLGTCISHAENKTVFVKGAVPGETVRIRTDKENSKLIWGTVVSAESISTRRIESDCSAFPECGGCSYRHIPYEEELQIKKSLLSDSFLYVSRLDPSQIPEIEILSGPSDSYRNTAQIKIEFKKGKTNAGFYKENSNSLVHFPKEGCKHLPAEMNEYVRKNLGNKKTFSRKGDWRLRYSSGEILEYDKKEVKIGPYLPEKLEWTIPAEGFTQVNRFLLEEWMLKIRSWIPKDCGSVLEFYSGAGLISLAIGHKVSHLSGYELSNSSVQAAVKNAEKVRYSHLEFHTLDLNSTLPKKLDSFGAELCILNPPRAGASSSLLDFLDGSRPSRVIYSSCNPSTLARDLGILKNSGYKAKEIVLTDFFPRTKHFEVLVLLDL from the coding sequence ATGAGTACGGAAAAGAACCGTAGAGAAATTTCAGGATTGGTCGTGGAGAAATGGGCGAATCTTGGTACTTGTATTTCTCATGCGGAAAATAAAACCGTTTTTGTAAAGGGAGCTGTTCCAGGGGAAACAGTTCGGATCAGAACTGATAAAGAAAATTCTAAACTGATTTGGGGTACTGTTGTATCAGCAGAAAGTATTTCTACACGTCGGATTGAGTCAGATTGTTCTGCATTTCCTGAATGTGGAGGCTGTTCTTATCGTCATATTCCTTACGAGGAAGAACTTCAGATCAAAAAATCTCTTTTGTCGGATTCATTTTTATATGTTTCTAGATTGGATCCTTCTCAAATTCCTGAGATTGAAATTTTAAGCGGGCCTTCTGACTCTTATCGCAATACTGCTCAGATCAAAATTGAATTCAAAAAAGGAAAAACAAACGCAGGATTCTATAAGGAAAATTCAAACTCCTTGGTCCACTTTCCTAAAGAAGGTTGTAAACATCTTCCTGCTGAAATGAACGAATATGTCAGAAAGAATTTAGGAAATAAGAAAACATTCTCTCGGAAAGGAGATTGGAGACTTCGATATTCTTCTGGAGAAATTTTAGAATATGATAAAAAGGAAGTCAAGATTGGTCCTTATCTTCCTGAAAAACTAGAATGGACAATCCCGGCAGAAGGTTTTACCCAAGTGAATCGTTTTCTTTTGGAAGAATGGATGCTCAAGATCCGTTCTTGGATCCCAAAAGATTGTGGTTCTGTATTAGAATTTTATTCAGGAGCTGGGCTGATCAGCTTGGCGATCGGTCACAAAGTGAGTCATCTTTCCGGTTACGAGTTGTCCAACTCTTCTGTCCAAGCAGCTGTGAAAAATGCGGAGAAGGTTAGGTATTCTCACTTAGAGTTCCATACATTAGATCTGAATTCAACTCTGCCTAAAAAACTGGATTCTTTTGGTGCAGAATTATGTATTCTAAATCCACCAAGGGCTGGGGCTTCTTCTTCCCTATTAGATTTTCTGGATGGATCAAGACCTTCTCGCGTTATTTATTCTAGCTGTAATCCAAGCACCTTGGCAAGAGATCTTGGGATCTTAAAAAACTCAGGGTATAAGGCAAAGGAAATCGTTCTTACAGATTTTTTTCCAAGAACCAAACATTTCGAGGTTCTAGTTCTTTTAGATCTTTGA
- a CDS encoding quinone-dependent dihydroorotate dehydrogenase: MNSEWKQWVYEKTAKPFFLSIHPESAHYLAQNLLGLSKKLPFVFPVLESLMTYSSDRLKTKVAGIEFANPVGLGAGFDKTGELYPFLSRLGFGSIEIGTITGQGQLGNPKPRIFRYAEDEALINRMGFNNPGADAAEVTIQKQKKNCIRGINVGKTKIVSEEDAVDDYVYSLKKLTPHADYAVINISSPNTPGLRNFQKKENFTKLMDGIKSGLGGKFPIPTFVKFAPDMEKEELKGLLELLPDTKLSGVILTNTTIDKSVLTRYPNVEKEGGVSGKPLRQRSTEFVRYAYSILKGSLPIIGVGGIDSGEAAIEKILAGADLVQLYTGYVYNGPFLPVRILEYLDGVLKKTGAKSIGELVGKNKI; this comes from the coding sequence ATGAATTCAGAATGGAAACAATGGGTTTATGAAAAAACCGCAAAACCTTTCTTCTTAAGTATTCATCCGGAATCTGCCCACTACTTAGCCCAAAACTTACTTGGGCTTTCTAAAAAACTTCCGTTCGTGTTTCCTGTTTTGGAATCACTCATGACTTATTCCAGTGATCGTTTGAAAACAAAGGTCGCTGGAATTGAGTTTGCAAATCCGGTCGGATTAGGTGCCGGTTTTGATAAGACTGGAGAGTTGTATCCGTTTCTTTCCCGATTAGGTTTTGGCTCGATCGAGATCGGAACAATCACTGGTCAAGGCCAGCTAGGAAATCCAAAGCCAAGAATTTTCAGATATGCGGAAGATGAAGCTTTAATCAATCGAATGGGATTTAATAATCCTGGTGCAGATGCTGCAGAAGTCACAATTCAAAAACAGAAAAAGAACTGCATAAGAGGGATCAACGTAGGCAAAACAAAAATTGTCTCTGAAGAAGATGCAGTAGATGATTATGTGTATTCTCTAAAAAAGCTTACACCTCATGCAGATTATGCAGTGATCAATATATCTTCGCCCAATACTCCTGGTTTGAGAAATTTCCAAAAAAAAGAAAATTTTACTAAGTTGATGGATGGGATCAAAAGCGGCTTAGGTGGAAAATTTCCAATCCCTACTTTTGTAAAATTCGCTCCAGACATGGAAAAAGAAGAACTGAAAGGTTTGTTGGAGCTCCTACCAGATACAAAATTATCAGGTGTAATTCTTACCAACACTACTATAGACAAATCAGTCTTAACCAGATATCCAAATGTAGAAAAAGAAGGTGGAGTTTCAGGTAAACCTCTCCGTCAAAGATCCACAGAATTTGTAAGATATGCCTACTCTATCTTAAAAGGTAGTCTTCCTATTATAGGAGTTGGTGGTATCGACTCGGGCGAAGCTGCAATAGAAAAAATTTTGGCGGGCGCAGACCTGGTCCAATTATATACAGGTTACGTATACAACGGACCTTTCTTACCGGTTAGAATATTAGAATATTTAGATGGAGTTCTGAAAAAAACCGGAGCGAAATCGATTGGTGAATTAGTGGGAAAGAATAAGATCTGA